A DNA window from Allokutzneria albata contains the following coding sequences:
- a CDS encoding maleylacetate reductase, which translates to MRAFRYESLPGRVVFGVDSALDVASEISGQRVLVLATPRGLPLARRLAQPLGDRVAGEFTAVREHVPVAVAEQAVACARSLGADCLLAIGGGSTVGTAKAIALELRLPIVAVPTTYAGSEMTPVWGMTSADGKRTGRSLDVLPSLVVYDPSLTMGLPRELTVTSAMNAMAHSVEGVYAAGANPISSLMAVESVRALASGLQAKDGLEARTSLLYGAYLAGAVFAVAGSGLHHKICHVLGGAYALPHAATHTVVLPHVAAFMDGPALAPIASALDALTAAEGLRALARRVEAPTSLVDIGFDPAKLAEAASLVAARVDVAEDAIRGLLAAAL; encoded by the coding sequence ATGCGCGCGTTCCGCTACGAGTCCCTGCCCGGTCGTGTCGTGTTCGGCGTGGACAGCGCGCTCGACGTCGCCTCGGAGATCAGCGGGCAACGGGTGCTGGTGCTCGCCACTCCGCGCGGGCTTCCCCTGGCTCGCCGCCTCGCCCAGCCTCTCGGCGATCGCGTGGCCGGCGAGTTCACGGCCGTGCGCGAGCACGTTCCGGTCGCCGTCGCCGAGCAGGCCGTCGCGTGCGCGCGATCGCTCGGGGCCGACTGCCTCCTCGCGATCGGCGGTGGGTCCACTGTGGGCACTGCGAAGGCGATCGCGCTGGAGCTGCGGCTACCCATTGTCGCAGTGCCGACGACGTACGCGGGCTCGGAGATGACCCCGGTGTGGGGCATGACTTCCGCTGACGGCAAGCGCACCGGCCGAAGCCTCGACGTGTTGCCCTCGCTCGTGGTCTACGACCCTTCGCTGACGATGGGCCTGCCGCGCGAGCTGACCGTGACCAGCGCGATGAACGCCATGGCGCACAGCGTCGAAGGCGTCTACGCGGCGGGCGCGAACCCGATCAGTTCGCTGATGGCCGTGGAGAGCGTTCGCGCTCTGGCGTCGGGTCTGCAGGCAAAGGACGGTTTGGAGGCGCGCACGTCGCTCCTTTACGGCGCGTACCTCGCAGGCGCGGTGTTCGCCGTGGCGGGTTCCGGGCTGCACCACAAGATCTGCCATGTGCTCGGCGGCGCGTACGCCCTGCCGCACGCGGCGACGCACACGGTGGTACTGCCGCACGTCGCCGCGTTCATGGACGGCCCCGCGCTCGCTCCGATCGCTTCCGCACTCGACGCTCTCACGGCCGCGGAGGGCCTGCGCGCGCTCGCTCGGCGGGTCGAGGCGCCGACTTCCTTGGTGGACATCGGTTTCGATCCTGCGAAGCTGGCGGAGGCGGCGTCTCTTGTCGCGGCTCGGGTGGATGTTGCCGAGGATGCGATTCGCGGGTTGCTGGCGGCGGCGCTTTGA
- a CDS encoding FAD-dependent oxidoreductase — MQPPAHQLPAESQPRQLHVLVAGAGIGGLCLAQGLAKAGIGVTVFERHAHARDGDQGYRMVVNADGERALRDCLPGALVELCERSSIAPATLMTFLTTDLEPKFAKPLPRADSGYVLNRLTLREILLAGLGDRVQFGRAVTGYDQVSGGRVRVQLADGLTAVGDLLVGADGTDSVVRGQAVPDAEFDVVGYSLRGRTVLRPDFASWLPDILVDTVSRVLGPDGSSMSVATCRVRRVPGLTAVPDYLSWSISLHGDPGALSPHWVARDLVADWHPALRQIIAEANPAETIGMPMRMARPVERWSVGNVTLLGDAVHTVPPGRGEGANIALRDAAVLRHRLIDVARRRIPLTRAKVEYENEMLAYAFAAGSTTRATKPYAPRSAP; from the coding sequence ATGCAGCCACCGGCCCACCAGTTACCGGCCGAGAGCCAGCCCCGGCAGTTGCACGTGCTCGTCGCGGGCGCCGGCATCGGTGGGCTGTGCCTGGCCCAGGGTCTGGCGAAGGCCGGTATCGGGGTGACCGTCTTCGAGCGCCACGCGCACGCGCGCGACGGTGATCAGGGCTATCGCATGGTCGTCAACGCCGACGGCGAGCGCGCGCTGCGGGACTGCCTGCCGGGTGCGCTGGTCGAGCTGTGCGAGCGGTCCTCGATCGCCCCGGCCACGCTGATGACCTTCCTGACCACGGACCTGGAGCCCAAGTTCGCCAAGCCGCTGCCCAGGGCCGACTCCGGCTACGTGCTCAACCGGCTGACGCTGCGCGAGATCCTGCTCGCCGGTCTGGGCGACCGGGTGCAGTTCGGCCGCGCCGTGACCGGCTACGACCAGGTGTCCGGCGGGCGCGTCCGGGTCCAGCTCGCCGACGGGCTCACCGCGGTCGGGGACCTGCTCGTCGGCGCGGACGGCACGGACTCGGTGGTGCGCGGCCAGGCCGTGCCCGACGCCGAGTTCGACGTGGTCGGCTACTCGCTGCGCGGGCGGACCGTCCTGCGCCCGGACTTCGCGTCCTGGCTGCCGGACATCCTGGTGGACACCGTCTCGCGGGTGCTCGGCCCGGACGGCAGCTCGATGTCGGTCGCCACCTGCCGGGTGCGCCGTGTTCCCGGGCTCACCGCCGTCCCGGACTACCTGTCCTGGTCGATCTCGCTGCACGGCGATCCGGGTGCGTTGTCCCCGCACTGGGTCGCGCGCGACCTCGTCGCCGACTGGCACCCCGCGCTGCGCCAGATCATCGCCGAGGCCAACCCGGCCGAGACCATCGGCATGCCCATGCGCATGGCCCGCCCGGTGGAGCGGTGGAGCGTCGGCAACGTGACCCTGCTCGGCGACGCCGTGCACACCGTCCCGCCCGGGCGCGGCGAGGGCGCCAACATCGCGCTCCGCGACGCCGCCGTCCTGCGGCACCGCCTGATCGACGTCGCCCGCAGGCGCATCCCGCTGACCAGGGCGAAGGTCGAGTACGAGAACGAGATGCTGGCCTACGCCTTCGCCGCCGGCTCCACCACCCGCGCCACCAAGCCCTACGCCCCCCGCTCCGCCCCCTGA
- a CDS encoding MerR family transcriptional regulator, protein MRIGELAEATGVTPRALRHYEQAGLITSRRLANGYRDYPESAVARVRNLRLLLDFGLTLEDAEFFHGCLDGDLLAGPPSEAGLDVVRRRLDVLEQRITAQLAQRDRLRDALARFSPESGTTRRGSPRALEPEGAPRQPVRR, encoded by the coding sequence ATGCGGATCGGCGAGCTGGCCGAGGCGACGGGGGTCACGCCCCGCGCGCTGCGGCACTACGAACAGGCCGGGTTGATCACCTCGCGCCGGCTCGCCAACGGCTACCGCGACTACCCGGAGTCGGCGGTGGCGCGCGTGCGCAACCTCCGCCTGCTGCTCGACTTCGGGCTCACCTTGGAGGACGCGGAGTTCTTCCACGGCTGCCTGGACGGCGACCTGCTGGCCGGGCCGCCGTCCGAGGCCGGGCTGGACGTGGTGCGCAGGCGACTGGACGTGCTGGAGCAGCGGATCACCGCCCAGCTCGCGCAGCGCGACCGGCTGCGCGACGCCCTGGCGCGGTTCAGCCCTGAGTCGGGAACCACTCGCCGTGGAAGCCCGCGGGCACTCGAACCGGAAGGTGCACCACGGCAACCGGTTCGGCGCTGA
- a CDS encoding carotenoid oxygenase family protein, producing MTLAPVENPYLGGNHGPVDVETTAYDLRITGALPGELDGRYLRIGPNAIGAQDPVHYHPFMGSGMVHGIRLRDGVAQWYRNRWVRTPSVTGLLGEAPVLGPTTATHDTANTHVIRHAGKLMAVSEAGALPVVLDEQLATVSYNDFEGKLPHGFAAHSKRDPRTGELFAVTYSVAETGGQLVAVGADGVVTAVERIEIDDKPMIHDTALTANHVIVYDLPVTFSMDAAKQGHYPYVWQNGRQARIGLMPRYGSNADIRWFEIEPCYVYHTANAYEDGDRVVLEAFRHERVFDSTWWKPIEVPPVLWRWTFDLTTGTVHSGQVDDVAGEFPRIDERLIGAEHRYSYGVALHHGEVGNLAGRGIAKHDRVSKTTQVHDFGAARYAGEAVFVPRAQDSAEDDGWLLSLVHDAERDRTDLVVLDAGTLSAEPVAVVHLPVRVPAGFHGEWFPTQG from the coding sequence ATGACTCTTGCCCCAGTGGAGAACCCGTACCTCGGCGGGAACCACGGACCCGTTGACGTCGAGACCACGGCGTACGACCTGCGGATCACCGGAGCGCTGCCGGGGGAGCTGGACGGGCGGTACCTGCGGATCGGCCCCAACGCGATCGGGGCGCAGGACCCGGTGCACTACCACCCGTTCATGGGCTCGGGCATGGTGCACGGCATCCGCCTGCGGGACGGGGTGGCGCAGTGGTACCGCAACCGCTGGGTGCGCACGCCGAGCGTCACGGGACTGCTCGGTGAAGCGCCGGTGCTCGGCCCGACCACGGCGACCCACGACACGGCCAACACCCACGTGATCCGCCACGCGGGCAAGCTGATGGCGGTGTCGGAGGCGGGCGCGCTCCCGGTCGTGCTGGACGAGCAGCTGGCGACGGTGTCCTACAACGACTTCGAGGGCAAGCTGCCGCACGGCTTCGCCGCGCACAGCAAGCGCGATCCCCGCACGGGGGAGCTGTTCGCGGTGACCTACTCGGTGGCGGAAACGGGCGGCCAGCTCGTCGCGGTCGGCGCGGACGGCGTGGTGACGGCGGTCGAGCGCATCGAGATCGACGACAAGCCGATGATCCACGACACCGCGCTCACGGCGAACCACGTCATCGTCTACGACCTGCCGGTGACCTTCTCCATGGACGCCGCGAAACAGGGGCACTACCCGTACGTCTGGCAGAACGGGCGCCAGGCCAGGATCGGGCTGATGCCGCGCTACGGCAGCAACGCCGACATCCGCTGGTTCGAGATCGAGCCGTGCTACGTCTACCACACGGCCAACGCCTACGAGGACGGCGATCGCGTTGTGCTGGAAGCGTTCCGTCACGAGCGCGTGTTCGACTCCACGTGGTGGAAGCCGATCGAGGTGCCGCCGGTGCTGTGGCGCTGGACCTTCGACCTCACCACCGGAACGGTCCACAGTGGACAGGTCGACGACGTCGCGGGAGAGTTCCCGAGGATCGACGAACGGCTCATCGGCGCGGAGCACCGCTACAGCTACGGTGTCGCGCTGCACCACGGCGAGGTCGGCAACCTGGCCGGGCGCGGGATCGCCAAGCACGACCGCGTTTCGAAGACCACGCAGGTGCACGACTTCGGAGCCGCGCGCTACGCCGGTGAAGCCGTCTTCGTGCCGCGCGCGCAGGACTCCGCCGAGGACGACGGGTGGCTGCTGAGCCTCGTGCACGACGCCGAGCGCGACCGGACGGACCTGGTCGTGCTGGACGCGGGCACGCTCAGCGCCGAACCGGTTGCCGTGGTGCACCTTCCGGTTCGAGTGCCCGCGGGCTTCCACGGCGAGTGGTTCCCGACTCAGGGCTGA
- a CDS encoding DeoR/GlpR family DNA-binding transcription regulator produces the protein MQAEERKRRILAKARADGKVDVMEVAAELAVAPETVRRDLRALGEHGLVRRTHGGALPVESAGFETGLEFRSASMVPEKRRIARAAADRLDDAETVFIDEGFTPQLIAEALPTTRPLTVITASLPTAAALSTSPSTTVLLLGGRVRGRTLATVDHWALRMLADMVIDLAYLGANGISREHGLTTPDPVVSAVKAQAAQVSRRRIFVGVHTKFGVASFSRFAAVSDFEAIITDTTLTPAEAHRYAALGPKVIRT, from the coding sequence ATGCAAGCCGAGGAGCGCAAGCGGCGGATCCTGGCCAAGGCCCGCGCCGACGGCAAGGTCGACGTCATGGAGGTCGCCGCCGAACTGGCGGTGGCGCCGGAGACGGTGCGCAGGGACCTGCGCGCGCTCGGCGAGCACGGCCTGGTCCGGCGCACCCACGGCGGCGCGCTCCCGGTGGAGAGCGCCGGCTTCGAGACCGGGCTGGAGTTCCGCTCCGCCTCGATGGTCCCGGAGAAGCGCCGGATCGCCCGCGCCGCGGCGGACCGGCTCGACGACGCCGAGACCGTCTTCATCGACGAGGGCTTCACCCCGCAGCTGATCGCCGAGGCGCTGCCGACGACGCGGCCGCTGACCGTGATCACCGCGTCGCTGCCGACCGCGGCGGCGCTGTCCACCTCGCCGTCGACGACGGTGCTGCTGCTCGGCGGCCGGGTCAGGGGGCGCACCCTGGCCACGGTCGACCACTGGGCGCTGCGGATGCTCGCCGACATGGTCATCGACCTGGCCTACCTCGGCGCCAACGGCATCTCCCGCGAACACGGGCTGACCACACCGGACCCGGTGGTCAGCGCGGTGAAGGCGCAGGCGGCCCAGGTGTCCCGGCGGCGGATCTTCGTCGGCGTGCACACCAAGTTCGGCGTCGCCAGCTTCAGCCGCTTCGCCGCCGTCTCGGACTTCGAGGCGATCATCACCGACACCACCCTCACCCCGGCCGAGGCGCACCGCTACGCCGCGCTCGGCCCGAAGGTGATCAGGACCTAG
- a CDS encoding NmrA/HSCARG family protein, with amino-acid sequence MSEQKIIAVAGATGAQGGGIARAILAEPGSGFTVRALTRDPESAAAKELAALGAEVVRADFYDEASVHSAFAGAYGAFLVTNFWAHGSADKEREEIEVLVRAAKAADLQHVVWSTLEDTRELLPLDDPRMPVLQERYNVPHFDVKGAANELFTEAGIPTTFLNTTYYFQSFISFFAPKRGEDGVLALSLPLEDGKLLSGIDSEDIGRTAFGILKRGKEFVGRTVSIAGAHLTGAQYAEKFSAALGEPVRFQSVPYDLFRTFDFPGAVEIANMFHYYGDFEAEFTGARDLDLVRELNPALKDFDTWLAANAAEFRES; translated from the coding sequence ATGAGCGAGCAGAAGATCATCGCGGTCGCGGGGGCCACCGGGGCGCAGGGCGGCGGCATCGCCAGGGCGATCCTGGCCGAGCCCGGGTCCGGCTTCACCGTGCGCGCGCTGACCAGGGACCCGGAGTCGGCCGCAGCCAAGGAACTGGCCGCGCTCGGCGCCGAGGTGGTGCGCGCCGACTTCTACGACGAGGCCAGCGTGCACAGCGCCTTCGCGGGCGCCTACGGGGCCTTCCTGGTGACGAACTTCTGGGCGCACGGTTCCGCGGACAAGGAGCGCGAGGAGATCGAGGTGCTGGTCCGCGCCGCGAAGGCCGCCGACCTCCAGCACGTGGTCTGGTCGACGCTGGAGGACACCCGCGAACTCCTGCCGCTGGACGACCCGCGCATGCCGGTGCTCCAGGAGCGCTACAACGTGCCGCACTTCGACGTGAAGGGCGCGGCCAACGAGTTGTTCACCGAGGCGGGCATCCCGACGACCTTCCTCAACACCACCTACTACTTCCAGTCCTTCATCTCCTTCTTCGCTCCGAAGCGCGGCGAGGACGGCGTGCTCGCGCTGAGCCTGCCCCTGGAGGACGGCAAGCTCCTGTCGGGCATCGACTCCGAGGACATCGGTCGCACGGCGTTCGGAATCCTCAAGCGGGGCAAGGAGTTCGTCGGCCGCACGGTCAGCATCGCGGGCGCGCACCTCACCGGCGCGCAGTACGCGGAGAAGTTCTCGGCGGCCCTCGGCGAGCCGGTCCGGTTCCAGTCGGTGCCCTACGACCTGTTCCGCACCTTCGACTTCCCGGGCGCGGTGGAGATCGCCAACATGTTCCATTACTACGGCGACTTCGAGGCGGAGTTCACCGGGGCACGGGACCTGGACCTGGTGCGCGAGCTGAACCCGGCGCTGAAGGACTTCGACACCTGGCTGGCCGCCAACGCCGCCGAGTTCCGGGAGTCCTGA
- a CDS encoding endonuclease/exonuclease/phosphatase family protein encodes MPTRQLLSVLAVTLAAGVCVAPAAAAATPVKVLQLNLCHSGLAGCYTGDRVMARAKEVITSVKPQVLSLNEICSGDVAPLGAAMGQVKSLFAAARSNGNPVKCKNGQDYGNAILVAAALAGSSAGVGGIYQNQDAGSEKRSWGCLPGGRVSACTTHLSARDGNVALAQCKELMSRVEGYARTTPALFSGDMNLRYKGNPDAQSCNRTGFYRKGDGALQHVFASTKLAFAKSSTMSMGGTTDHPALIVELSIP; translated from the coding sequence ATGCCGACCCGGCAGTTGCTGAGCGTCCTCGCGGTCACCCTCGCCGCCGGCGTCTGCGTCGCCCCGGCCGCCGCCGCGGCGACGCCGGTCAAGGTTCTCCAGCTCAACCTGTGCCACAGCGGCCTCGCCGGGTGCTACACCGGTGACCGGGTGATGGCCAGGGCAAAGGAGGTCATCACCTCCGTCAAGCCGCAGGTGTTGTCGCTCAACGAGATCTGCTCCGGCGACGTCGCCCCGCTCGGCGCCGCGATGGGCCAGGTGAAGTCGTTGTTCGCCGCCGCGCGCAGCAACGGCAACCCGGTGAAGTGCAAGAACGGCCAGGACTACGGCAACGCGATCCTGGTTGCCGCGGCGCTCGCGGGCTCGTCGGCGGGGGTGGGCGGCATCTACCAGAACCAGGACGCGGGCTCGGAGAAGCGCAGCTGGGGATGCTTGCCCGGTGGGCGGGTCAGCGCCTGCACCACGCATCTGTCGGCCAGGGACGGCAACGTCGCACTGGCGCAGTGCAAGGAGCTGATGTCCCGCGTCGAAGGCTACGCGCGGACGACGCCCGCGCTGTTCTCCGGCGACATGAACCTGCGCTACAAGGGAAATCCCGACGCGCAGAGCTGCAACCGGACCGGCTTCTACCGCAAGGGCGACGGCGCGCTGCAGCACGTGTTCGCGTCGACGAAGCTCGCCTTCGCCAAGAGCAGCACGATGAGCATGGGTGGCACCACCGACCACCCAGCCCTCATCGTCGAGCTCAGCATCCCCTGA
- a CDS encoding MarR family winged helix-turn-helix transcriptional regulator: MTEPVWLTEEQHRAWRAYKAMETMLSSRLGASLQRDFGLSPADYRILVELSEAPDGRMRAFELGEATQWEKSRISHQLSRMAQRGLVERQQCAEDTRYSDVVLTEEGRAAIVGAAPQHVANVREWFVDALTPEQLKVFGEACEAVLARLKSHPG; the protein is encoded by the coding sequence GTGACCGAACCCGTGTGGCTGACCGAGGAGCAGCACCGCGCGTGGCGCGCCTACAAGGCGATGGAGACGATGCTCAGCTCCCGCCTCGGCGCCAGCCTCCAGCGCGACTTCGGGCTGTCCCCGGCGGACTACCGAATCCTGGTCGAGCTGTCCGAGGCGCCGGACGGGCGGATGCGCGCCTTCGAGCTGGGGGAGGCGACGCAGTGGGAGAAGAGCCGGATCTCCCACCAGCTCAGCCGGATGGCGCAGCGCGGACTCGTCGAGCGGCAGCAGTGCGCCGAGGACACCCGGTACTCCGACGTGGTGCTCACCGAGGAGGGTCGCGCCGCGATCGTGGGCGCCGCGCCGCAGCACGTGGCCAACGTGCGCGAGTGGTTCGTCGACGCGCTCACCCCGGAGCAGTTGAAGGTCTTCGGCGAGGCCTGCGAGGCCGTCCTGGCGCGCCTCAAGTCACACCCGGGCTAG
- a CDS encoding SDR family NAD(P)-dependent oxidoreductase: MSRTVLVTGAGTGIGRATALTFAKQGANVVVVGRRPEPLAEVAAHDEAVHVIAADITGPGAPERIVAETVERFGGLDVLVNNAGIVRSGQLGEITPGSISEQLATNFVAPVLLTQAAVPHLRRDGGVVVNVSTAVAQRGWPTSSVYAATKAAVDTFTRSWAVELAPLGIRVVAVAPGAIDTPIAEHQGLSAGQRAATRAWQMEHTPLKRIGSAEEVAWAIAGLASPNASFVTGVVLPVDGGAVVA, from the coding sequence ATGAGCAGAACAGTCCTGGTCACCGGGGCCGGAACGGGAATCGGCCGAGCCACCGCGCTGACCTTCGCCAAGCAGGGCGCGAACGTCGTGGTCGTCGGCAGGCGGCCGGAACCGCTCGCCGAGGTCGCCGCGCACGACGAGGCCGTCCACGTGATCGCCGCCGACATCACCGGGCCCGGCGCGCCCGAGCGGATCGTCGCCGAGACGGTCGAGCGCTTCGGAGGGCTCGACGTGCTGGTCAACAACGCCGGAATCGTCCGAAGTGGACAGTTGGGCGAGATCACCCCGGGGTCGATCTCCGAGCAGCTGGCCACGAACTTCGTCGCGCCGGTCCTGCTCACCCAGGCCGCCGTCCCGCACCTGAGGCGGGACGGCGGCGTCGTGGTGAACGTGTCCACGGCGGTCGCCCAGCGCGGCTGGCCGACGAGTTCGGTCTACGCGGCGACGAAGGCCGCCGTGGACACCTTCACGCGGAGCTGGGCCGTGGAGCTGGCGCCCCTGGGCATCCGCGTGGTCGCCGTGGCGCCCGGCGCGATCGACACGCCGATCGCCGAGCACCAGGGGCTCTCCGCCGGGCAACGCGCGGCGACGCGGGCCTGGCAGATGGAGCACACCCCGCTCAAGCGCATCGGCTCCGCCGAGGAAGTAGCGTGGGCGATCGCCGGGCTGGCCTCGCCGAACGCGAGCTTCGTGACCGGTGTCGTGCTACCGGTGGACGGCGGTGCCGTCGTGGCGTGA
- a CDS encoding LysR family transcriptional regulator: MELRHLRYFVVVAEELNLTRAAERLCMAQPPLSVQLRKLEKELGVRLLDRSSRGVRLTDAGALLYDEARRILGSVDQASQLVRSVGTGTVGRLALGFVPSAALEVLPPILREFKASHPEITLYLNEMRPDQVLDSLHEQRIDVGLCYLSRGFADPALQTRCVAEDPLVLAVPAAHRLAGKSTVDMRELAEEQFVLPTRHRMPGLHGIIAESCAANGFTPRVAQREVWLMQTIVGLVAGGIGVAVVPASAQRLRSEDVRFLRLTGTTTPALMSAAWRPDRISPVLDAFLDLVSET, encoded by the coding sequence ATGGAACTGCGGCACCTGCGGTACTTCGTCGTCGTCGCGGAGGAGCTGAACCTGACCAGGGCGGCGGAGCGGCTGTGCATGGCCCAGCCGCCGCTGAGCGTGCAGCTGCGCAAGCTGGAGAAGGAGCTCGGCGTCCGCCTGCTCGACCGGTCCTCGCGCGGGGTCCGGCTCACCGACGCTGGCGCGCTGCTCTACGACGAGGCCCGCCGCATCCTCGGCTCGGTCGACCAGGCGAGCCAGCTCGTCCGCTCGGTCGGCACGGGCACCGTGGGGCGCCTTGCCCTGGGCTTCGTCCCGTCGGCCGCACTGGAGGTGCTGCCGCCGATCCTCCGCGAGTTCAAGGCGAGCCACCCCGAGATCACGTTGTACCTCAACGAGATGCGGCCGGACCAGGTGCTGGACTCGTTGCACGAGCAGCGCATCGACGTCGGCCTGTGCTACCTCTCGCGGGGCTTCGCCGACCCCGCGCTGCAGACGCGCTGCGTTGCGGAGGACCCGCTGGTGCTCGCGGTCCCCGCCGCGCACCGGCTGGCCGGGAAGTCCACAGTGGACATGAGGGAGCTGGCGGAGGAGCAGTTCGTCCTGCCCACCCGCCACCGCATGCCCGGACTGCACGGGATCATCGCGGAGTCCTGTGCCGCCAACGGTTTCACGCCCCGCGTGGCGCAGCGCGAGGTCTGGTTGATGCAGACGATCGTCGGCCTGGTCGCCGGTGGGATCGGCGTTGCGGTGGTTCCGGCGTCCGCGCAACGCCTGCGCTCGGAGGACGTCCGCTTCCTCCGCCTCACCGGCACTACCACCCCGGCCCTCATGTCCGCCGCTTGGCGCCCCGACCGGATCTCGCCCGTCCTCGACGCCTTCCTCGACCTTGTGTCTGAGACCTAG
- a CDS encoding GNAT family N-acetyltransferase: MSWRMRALDLEDDRTAQAVHRIGLRAYRVEAELIGFDGIPALHETLAQMRAEPLRWLGAVIPDGEPVAFLAWRRTPGGEVDIDRLCVDPGWFRKGLAGALVDEVLREDGPVIVSTGAANTPAITLYERKGFVRTGTISPAPGLDLATFRLDRA; the protein is encoded by the coding sequence GTGAGCTGGAGGATGCGGGCCCTCGACCTGGAAGACGACCGAACGGCTCAAGCCGTGCACCGGATCGGGCTACGCGCCTACCGCGTCGAGGCGGAACTGATCGGCTTCGACGGGATTCCCGCCCTGCACGAGACGCTGGCGCAGATGCGCGCCGAACCGCTGCGCTGGCTGGGCGCGGTCATCCCGGACGGCGAGCCGGTGGCCTTCCTCGCGTGGCGGCGCACTCCCGGCGGCGAGGTCGACATCGACCGCCTGTGCGTCGATCCCGGCTGGTTCCGCAAGGGCTTGGCCGGCGCGCTGGTCGACGAGGTGCTGCGGGAGGACGGGCCGGTGATCGTCTCCACCGGAGCGGCCAACACACCGGCGATCACCCTCTACGAGCGCAAGGGCTTCGTGCGCACCGGCACGATCAGCCCGGCCCCCGGGCTCGATCTCGCGACCTTCCGGCTCGACCGCGCTTGA
- a CDS encoding ABC transporter substrate-binding protein yields MTSFTRLAAAALAVLLGTTACAGAGGIGDPDDPESINVLMVNNPQMLDIQKLTAEHFTRRTGVKVNYTVLPENDVRDKISQDFTSQAGQYDVATLSNYEVPIYAKNGWLEPLDPYIAADPGFDQNDVLEPIRQSLTAADGKVYAQPFYGESSFLMYRKDVFAAKGISLPERPTWHQVAEAAAKADGAEPGMKGICLRGQPGWGQLMAPLTTVVNTFGGTWFTKDWQATVDAPEFVEATKFYVDLVREHGEAGAPQAGFAECLNNMTQGKVAMWYDATSAAGLLEAADSPVRGKLGFAQAPVVRTKSSGWLYTWAFAVQKASKKHQAAWKFLSWASGKDYERVVGEAKGWSSIPDGKRSSTYARPEYLKETGSFAEQTRIAISSANPRDPGVQPRPANGIQFVGIPEFTNLGTQVSQEVSAAIAGRGTVEDALRAAQRLADKVAAKYRKS; encoded by the coding sequence ATGACGTCATTCACGCGGCTGGCCGCCGCGGCCCTCGCCGTGCTCCTCGGCACCACGGCGTGCGCGGGCGCCGGGGGCATCGGCGACCCGGACGACCCCGAGTCGATCAACGTGCTCATGGTCAACAACCCGCAGATGCTGGACATCCAGAAGCTGACCGCGGAGCACTTCACCCGGCGCACGGGGGTGAAGGTGAACTACACCGTGCTGCCCGAGAACGACGTGCGGGACAAGATCAGCCAGGACTTCACCAGCCAGGCCGGGCAGTACGACGTGGCGACGCTGAGCAACTACGAGGTGCCGATCTACGCCAAGAACGGCTGGCTGGAACCGCTTGACCCCTACATCGCGGCGGATCCGGGCTTCGACCAGAACGACGTCCTGGAACCGATCCGGCAGTCACTGACCGCCGCCGACGGCAAGGTCTACGCGCAGCCGTTCTACGGCGAGTCCTCGTTTCTCATGTACCGCAAGGACGTCTTCGCCGCGAAGGGCATCTCGCTGCCGGAACGGCCGACCTGGCACCAGGTCGCGGAGGCCGCGGCGAAGGCCGACGGGGCGGAGCCCGGCATGAAGGGGATCTGCCTGCGCGGCCAGCCCGGCTGGGGTCAGCTGATGGCGCCGCTGACCACCGTGGTCAACACCTTCGGCGGCACCTGGTTCACCAAGGACTGGCAGGCCACAGTGGACGCACCGGAGTTCGTCGAGGCCACGAAGTTCTACGTGGACCTCGTGCGCGAGCACGGTGAGGCAGGCGCGCCGCAGGCCGGGTTCGCCGAGTGCCTCAACAACATGACGCAGGGCAAGGTCGCCATGTGGTACGACGCGACCTCCGCGGCGGGGCTGCTGGAGGCGGCGGACTCGCCGGTGCGCGGCAAGCTCGGGTTCGCGCAGGCGCCCGTCGTGCGCACCAAGAGCTCGGGCTGGCTCTACACGTGGGCGTTCGCCGTGCAGAAGGCCAGCAAGAAGCACCAGGCTGCGTGGAAGTTCCTGTCCTGGGCCTCGGGCAAGGACTACGAGCGGGTGGTCGGCGAGGCGAAGGGCTGGTCGAGCATCCCGGACGGCAAGCGCTCCTCCACGTACGCGCGACCGGAGTACCTGAAGGAGACGGGGTCCTTCGCGGAGCAGACCAGGATCGCGATCTCCTCGGCGAACCCGCGCGATCCCGGCGTACAACCCAGGCCCGCCAACGGGATCCAGTTCGTCGGCATCCCCGAGTTCACCAACCTCGGCACGCAGGTCTCCCAGGAGGTCAGTGCGGCCATCGCCGGGCGGGGCACGGTCGAGGACGCCCTGCGCGCGGCACAACGACTGGCCGACAAGGTCGCGGCGAAGTACCGGAAGAGCTAG